The Musa acuminata AAA Group cultivar baxijiao chromosome BXJ1-8, Cavendish_Baxijiao_AAA, whole genome shotgun sequence genomic sequence ATATTCCTTATGTgttatctttcttttttcctttatatcatgcttagaggaTCCAACATTCGTATTTTGAAGTTGGTGTTGAAGTTGATAGAGCAAGAATCATACTTTGCTTGATCATGGCATTAAACCAATTTGGTAGTCATTTTACTAATGGAGTAGATATTTTGCATCTCAACCATACACTTGTTAGTCTTTTTGAAATCTTCCTGTGAACTTGTGACAACAACCAAGCCTTgaagttttgatttatattttcgaAGAGAACTTTAGCAAGGATACTAGTGAAAACATGGACCCCATCGTTAGATTGCCAAGTTTTTGACAAAATAAAAGGTTATTGATCCTATTGGCTTTCTCTTTGTATGTTGTTGAAGTAATTTGGTTGTTGATTGAGACTATTTGATGTATTATTTTCCGAAGCAATTGGTCATTTGCTTAAAATAATTTCTCATGTATATTTTTTTCCCCCTTACAATAGCACAAGTAAAAATGTATTTCTAGTTTCTGTTATAGTATCACCACAAAAACTGAAAACTATAACCTCTTTAATTTGTACacaattattaaataaaaatttcacTATTTCATTATTGGGTGGACTGTTACTGCATTTCAACAGGTATGTTATCTTGAATTAGGTCCTTTGTACTTACTTTTGAAAAGGTGCACAAGTTTTTTTCTAGTCTGACCAATTTGTATGAGTTTATACTTTATATTAAGATACCTTTTCAAATATGCGACTTCATAAATTGAAAAAATTGTCTGTGGcattttttattatgaaattgTAGATTGTCTTAGATAGCTTAACTTTATCTTTTTTCTTGAATATTTTCTCTTTACCAATAAATGGTTTTAAGACTAAATTCAATTCACGAGTTACCTATATTGTTGTTTGCAGCTTCCTATCAGAATGCACAAGGTGCTGAGTCTGAGAATGATCCAAATAATACCACTGTGGgtattttgtttagcttcttataTGTGAGCAGTGTGGTACGATGTTTTTGAAATATATACTATGTGGATGCCAGATATTTGTAGGTGGGCTGGATACAAATGTTACAGATGATCATTTGCGGCAAGTTTTTAGCCCATATGGAGAAATAGTTTATGTAAAAATACCTGTGGGCAAGCGTTGCGGGTTTGTGCAATTTGCTAGCAGGTTTGTATTCCAAATCCCCCTGTCAAATGGTGTACTCTAAAGTTATTGTGAACTCTTTTCTTTTATATCAATTCGTTTGATCTTCTCAGGGCCAATGCTGAGGAGGCTTTGAGGATGCTAAATGGGACCCCGTTGGGTGGACAAAACATCCGACTTTCATGGGGTCGCAGTCCTGCAAATAAACAGGTTGAACATGTTTACCTTCTTAGCAGAGAGTTTGTTTTAGATgttttaaagaggtaaagagtcaCGAAACATTTTTGCTCTCTTTCTTTGGTCATCAGCCTCAGCAAGATCCCAACCAGTGGAATGGGAGCTACTATGGATATGCCCAAAATTACAATACCTATGGATACACGCCTCCACAAGATCCTAATATGTATGCTTATGCAGCATATACTGGATACGGGAattatcagcagcagcagcagccgccgCCGCCACAACACCCACCTCAGGTAAGTGCTGTTGGTGATGATAATTTAATATGAATTTCTACTGTTTATGATTTATTAAAAAGTAGGAACAGTACCAGTGCATCTAATTGGTTGATGTAAGATCTGTGTATTATGCAGTAACTAGATGGTAGTTTGGGCAATGAACTCCGATATAATATATCATTGAGCTTGCTTGTTAGCTTCAGGCAGACGTTGGGGATAGTTTCTTCCCCTTTAGGTTTTTACATAATATTCTTGGCAACTTCTAGGACTATGCTTGCTTATTGTTCCTTGTCCATCTAAATCAAGTTGCATAAGCTCGACTTTCTGTTGTGGCAATCTTTATGCTGAAGtgcctgcctagtggagcttgatCTTTCCATTTGAATATTGAATAACCTTTTATGGGAACAGTGTTTACTGAGATAAACTCAAACTCAAACTGATTGTAGAGACAGTCTGAGAAAACATAAATTCAAACTGCACCGAAGTCTGATTCAGTTATTGCAGTTTGGTCTGATTCCTTTTATATATTGGAAGTATTTGGTTTGGTTTTATGTTGTCATGGTATGGATCAAAAAATTAAACTATATATATGTTTAGGTCTGTTTTGACTGTGTTATCTTCAACTGGTTTCTGTTTAGATTTTCAGACACTAAATCTCACTGGATCTATCATTATAGTAAGGTTTTCCTAGCATATTGTTTTCTTCCAATTTTTCTTCACATGATTAGTCACTTCATCAGTTCATCTCTCCCCCTGACCCTCTCAACCTTCCCCACCCCTCTCCTTCCTCACTTTGCTCACTTTGATGACATTTTACAGATGACCTGCACCCTGATGCAATGCGAACACTTCTCATCAATTGTTGTCATACTGGCTTCCATTTGCATACCTTTTAATGAAGAAGATCCACTCTTTAATTCCTTTAATGGGTGTCATTTTATCTATAAGGTTTTCTGTGTGCTGTCCTGTTCCGTCTTTCGTCATGCATTAGGTGATATCAGAGCAGGAGTTTGCATAATCTTTAATTTATTGCTTTTGTTTTATGTTAACTGGTATTGGAGCTGGGATTTGCGTGATTTGACGGCCGCATGTTAATTTATTCTCAAGATTTTGTTGTATGCAACCACATTCAGTCACTTGTGATCCTGCATCAATTTTCACCGGTTGTGCTTTAGTGTGACATTCTCGACAATTTCATCTCTTCTCttcatttttttaaagaaagtctTCGAAAGATTGATCAATTGGACTGCctgtattttttaatttaattcatTGTATAGTTCATTTTCATTGAGATCACGAATTCTGAGTAGTTACTTTTAGTTTTTTTTGTTAGTAAAATGAAAAATGTGGAGTATTTTTAGGCTACATATCCCATGTAAAACGAGTTCCTCTAGGAGTTGTGGACAATGTTATAGCAATAATTACATGTGATACGCCGTTGTGTGTGGTTGAATTAATATAAGAAAGGTAATATATGATTCAGTCTAAATGGAAATGAATGATTAGATTATAGTTAATTATTTAAGGCAAATTTCTGCTATTGCTAACCAAGTTAGgttcatcatattttgaatcTTGCTGATCCACACTTATCCACCCATTCATCATATTGGATGAAGTACACATGTTGATCTTATTATTATTCTTGGATCTCTCATCTTTCTGTGCCGATAGTCTAAATGATTTGTTAAAATTGTTGCAGTGATTCGCAGACCTGAGTGGTGCATATGCCGTACTAATGGTTCCTGAATATGAAGCTTTAGCCGTGCATCTGCTGGAAAAGATGGGTCTTCTTCACCCAGTTTACCACCAGTCTTGGTCATGTCTAGTCCTTTAGTTTCTATTATCCCTCCCGCTTAATGATGCTGTGTGAACTTGCAAGATTGCACGTAGTGGTTGAAGTATACTTggccctgttttttttttttttttatgttttgtggTGCTGCGATTATGCTTCTATTTAATTCAACTGTTTTTATTCTACTATGTTAATTAAGACTTTGTCATATCATGCCTTGTTTACATCCATCTACGGTACATATCCATTAAATCCAAAGATGCTAAGTGCCTGCAAAAAACCTACACTAAACTAGATTACTAGATTACCTTGGCATCACAAATTCATTAGCATCCACGACATTATAGCCAGGTAATGAAATTTTATAGTTTTTTTCCTGCAACATTCAGTTTCTAACAACTCCAATCCTCGAACAATCACATTCACGAATCTGGTATCACAGTTCACTGTCCAAATATCCCCAAATCCCACCCGAGAGACCAGGTAATGAGATCAAATATTTCTTCTTCatcactcgatcctaacagctccACACCTCAAATTTACTTATTTGTCTGTAGGAAGTTCTGCAAATGTAAAGCTAATTTCCgagaaaatcatcattcataacgaGGGTCACCGGTCAGTTCCTACAACTTGGAAAACTATAAACACGGACTATAAACACGGAGTACGCACGCAAAATGATAGCCTTGAGCCTCTTTTAAGGGCTTCGAAATGCCACAATGTTGGAACAGACGTTGAGTTCAATCGTCCCAACGACAAGCTCATAGTGCTACTTTGATCCCTGCTACTGGATAGGGTGGTATTGTGCTGATACTCGCTTTGGGGGAAGCTTTCGGAGTATGTAAAGAACGAGTATCTCGGTCATCTGTCAAAGCAACAATCACAGTATTAGATGGTTGGTTGCGATAAACAAGCTGTTTTATGGAACCAACAGATCAAACATACCAAGTAAAATATGAGATCCAAAATGGGATGATCCAAAACCTCAAGAGATGCATTTGCATCAAACGCAGATAACCCAACCTACAATAAAGGAGAAAAAACATGTACACAAGCATGAGTTTATGAATTGCGCTTCTTGGAAGCATTAGTGCTATACTCTAGTTTAATAAACAGCTTAAAGGGATCAACTTGCAAAGATATCGGCTCAATGAACAATCTCTAACTACAAACGAAGCTTACAGAATAAACCCTACAATGATATTAAAGCTgtaaatgaaatttaaaatgaaaaaaagtCTTGTGAGGGTACACTGTGGCAACGATAGAAAAGTTCAAATTCCAGATGTAGGAAAGTTGCATAGGTTCACTTGACATCAGGCTCTACTTTGATGTAGCCTACCAGTAATCTAGTGTCATCATTTTTCTCTGGGTCTCTTTTTGACCTCACAATCTATGTGCTCACCACCTTAGTTAGATTCAAACTCAAGATGATTAAGCATAGCATTTGATATCCATTCCCAAGGCGTACTAACTAGCTGTTCGATCATATAGTTAACTTGACAAATTGTGAAGTTCTAATAGCACAACTGAAACAGAATATGGATGacctaaaatgaaaaaaaaaaaaaaaaagactggaGAACAGTCTTCGGAAAGAATGGCATGTCTTTAAAGCACTCGTTGGTACGAAAAATTCAGATGCAGCTTTATGCAAACCATCTTGCAATTGTTTTACCAAGGTGTCAGCAGAATTATATTGAACGGTATACTGAAACTTCATGAACAACAATGCACAAGTATTATTCAAGATATCTACTCACCACAAAGCATCGTACAAGAAAGCAGGTGAAGCATATAGCTGTGACAGATCCAACCTGCATCACATTCCAAATacctgattattattatttatctgaaACAGCATTACCTTCTTTAAAAGCTTTATAGCATAAAACAATCTTAAATAAATTGCAATTGATAATGCTGATTCTAATTGCTGATGTTAAGGTGCTACCAAGCGATCTGAATTCACAAAGGGTGACCTTTCACTAATTATTAATAGTAGGTTACAAATAAGTGAAAGGAACAATTATATATAAACAAAAGCTGTACCACAATAACCCACATGGGCCATCCACTCACCTACAGAAATTATATTTGTATCTACACATGACTGCACTACATATCTCTCTTCCAGGAATCTCAACAAACCTGAGGAACAGCCATCCTGATAAAGGCTGATGTAGGGTACTTTGTATCAAAGATAGCAAATTTGGGTACCAGACACATGCCAATTGCTGGTCAAACAGGTTAGGGTTCGATATGCATCAGTGAATTGACACATTGTATGCCAATAAGTACTGTGGTATGGTGGTTTCACATGTACACCATAAACTGTAGTGTTCCCCTTTGCATTGGTATATTAACTACTATAAGCTTTTGATCCAGAAATGCTTCGAAGTGGTTATTGGCtgataaaaatactaaaaagtTATAGACCATAAACAAAAAGAGGACAAGTCTACTCTTGCATCTTCATGACTTGGGTAAAGGTTTGGACTAGGTCTTTTGGAATGTTGGTTGGGCAAAGGCCTCTTTCTTattgatttatcatattttttataaggTGTAGGCCTGCCTTGAATTTACCTAAAAAAATTACAGGGAAAGTctaaaccaaggattgaaatttcgtaccgtactaaAATTTCGAGACAtgttcggtatggtacggtacggtactatataccgagcgatatatatatatatatatatatatatatatatatatatatatatatatatatatatatatatatatatatatatatatatatataagaggtaaACCACTCAATATACCTCTCTTCTCAGGTGATGtcgcagaaaaaaaaagaaaaaatttacgacatcgcagaaaaaaaaaaatttacaacgtCGTATCTCTTCTCGGGCGACatcgtagaaaaaaaaaaagaaatttcgtTGAGGCATTGCCTCTCTTCGCCTGCGACGCCGATACTCTTCTCCTTGCGCGCGAGTGAGAAGTCACCGCAAACGAGGATAGCAGCGCCGATCTCAGGttctctttttttaaaaaaaaaaatttcttatttctttcttccccttctacctcttctttcaccttctccctctttcttctccctcggtcaccgtcgactccctctttcttctccctcgatcacCATCGACGCTACCGCTCGGTAGCgggtggtccgtgtaccggtctgctgacggaccggtacagacggtatcattcggtattgcaaaccttggtctAAACAGACAAGCTTGGTATATGTTTACAAAATTAACAATCTTTTGCAGAAAGATAGATTATTAGGGAAGGCCTCATTCttattaatttatcatattttttatgagGTGTAGGCCTGCCTTGAATTTACCTAAAAATATTACAGGGGAAGTCTAAACGTACAAGCTTAGTATACGTTTACAAAATTCACAATCTTTTGCAGAAAGATAGATTTATTAGGtaagaaaaagcaaaagaaaatttgTTATTATTTTCACCAAATTCTAAAGCTACCAGACATTGTTTCAGGAAACAACTATATCTgctagatttctttttttttttttgctgttctGCTAAACACTAAAACCACTAAAAACACATGGCTTTGGAAAGTAAAATATCTTTCAGCTGGTTTGTGAAGCAATTGACTAGGAGTATTGCATGTGCAGTACATGTCTCGTTCTTTAATGAAACTTGGGTTTCACAGTTTGAATGGAAGTAACAGGAAGCTATCAAAACCTTTAAATGCTGGATAGCATGCTTATTCTCACTGTTATATGTTCAATATTTCTTACATCTGTTAAATCATTGTTCAAAAGAAGTACCTCATGaagtttctttctcctcccttttGATTCAATTGGGAACCGCCTTAGCATGAGAAACAGCCTAGGGAAAAGAACAAGGAGAATGCCAGTGAACAGGGTCAAGATATCCTATATCCTTGCAAACAGAAGCTTACTATTACCTGCCCCCATAAAGCAAGAAGCCCAATGCAGCTATAAAGGATACCGCTGAAATTACAAAAGTGTAAACTTAATTACAATTATATGATTAAACTAAAAATCAATGATGGAAAGCAGAGATTGCATTACCTGCTATAAAGATCTTTCCAATTAACTCGATTATGTTGCTGTCATTTATCCAAAGGTATATCCAGATACAAAACTGACAAATTATAGATCTCCATGAGCACCAAAATAATGTGAAAAAATACACTATATAATGCAGTAACTTGAGTTCAATGGGGACCTAGCATATTGAATCACTTAACTTTCTCATGTGATATTGCATAAAGAGATAATTAATTAGAATTTTCTAGCATACGCTAAAATGAAGCAAGAAAGAATGAAGCCTACTAAACTGAAAGCTAAGCAAATTGCTCAGACAACTACCACACAAGTCAATAAATTCAGTGCCAAAGTTTGTTTCTAGGTCAACTTGAATTGGACACTAGCAGATCAGGTAGCTTGCAGACTTTGTTGATCTGGAGTGCACCCATTTACATAGCCAGGAGGAGCAGCAATAAGAGAACAATTGATGAAGGAAGAAGAGTAAAACTACCAATTTTTCATTGGCAATAGCCATAAAGGAAAATAAACCACAATCAAATAAATTTTGGTCTTGTTGGTTCAAATAGACTACGATTGTCTCAAAGACAAATTGATGATCTTCTCAAAGTCTTTGACTGGAGTCATCAGACTATGATCTTATGTGCTTTTATAATTCATTTAAGTGCAGTAGCAGACCAAACGAAACCCTTATCCTGAAGCCATTCAAAACTGTGTAATTATCTAGTACAGGTTTTCCAAAATCAGTCTGCATAGTTCTGCTGCTCCAACTCAAAGAATACAGTACAACCCAACTCaactaaataaatcaatcataataATCAGTATTTGGTCCAAGAAAATATTGATTCCTTGACACATCATTTATCAATTTAACCACTGAAAGAAAATGCATGAAAGAGAAAATTAAAAGCAGTGGTGGAAGCATAAACCTGAATAACATAAATTACAACATTAACACAGATGTATACGATCCTTAGTTTGTCTGTTGCAAGACTTCTTGCctgaaaatttaagaaaaatgaattttattaaGATGCTGAATATGTGCTATGAATAAAACGCATTGTCATGCATATGACTAAAAAATAATTAGCAAACTTGCCTGATAGTATATCTCTGCCCAGAACAGGACAAGCAATGTGTATGTAGAGAAGAACAACAAACCAGGAAGATCTAATAGAGCTAAAGTAAATACCTAGTAGAAGAACAACAAAATATCCATATCAGTTACCAAACCTGGTAAATAACTATATCAAACAATAATCAGATGCTTGAAAAAGAGAgaaattttagaaataaaaagtcACAAAATGATGTCACCCTGTAAAGAAATGTAAAACAAGCTACCAATATAACCAAATAGAAAGCATGACCAGTAGAGACGGTTAGAAAAATAAGCCTGTTATCTACTTGATATCACAGGCACCCGAAGTTGGGACTACTAAAGCTGCTCAATGACCTAACCAGAAAATTCTGGACCTCTAACCATCTAGCACAGATTAAAGGGCAAACAACTAATCTAAGCAAAATGAAGGATTTTAATGGTTACTGCTTGTTTATTCACATAGCAGAATTTGGACCTAAAGGTTTACACTTTGACCAAGCTTTGGCTGGAAACTATATAAATTGTTCAAGAATTTATTCACAACTCCTCTTAGCAAGATAATTGTGACAGAGTTCTTTAAATTAACATATTAATTTTTACTAAACATAATTACTTATTAGAAGAGGGGAAGTAGAAAGAAAACTCTAAATCATGAGCGAGAACTGTTAATACTTGTGCTCTGCTTACATTTTGCTCTCTTCCGAATTCTTATAGCAATAAACTTACTTCTTTATGAGTCCCGAACTCTTGTTCACTCCCTGACCCTTTATCAACATAGAAACCTAGATGCCTCATTAGAACAGGTTGTTGACTAGCAGTAAATCACATTTACCTTGTGCCGAAAAAGAAATACTTGAGCATGAAATCCAAACTCAATAGCACGTACTGCaacaaatattaaatattagTAATTGCTAATGAGCATTGAAATTAAAAGTAATAGTGATCACTGATCAAGTTGTTGCATTCACCTCCATTTACAATAAAGTTCATAAAATGGAAAACCTTCTGTGTCGTCCAACCAAATTCAGGCACTCGTAGCTGGATCCTGATCAGTTGAACCTGAAGATGATGTATAGAAATTCAGGAACTCCATACTCCAACCAAGATATGTAGATGTATGGACCTTCTTGGGATTGCCAACAATGGATTGGAAGACAATAGAAAATCagatcagatttttttttaatttttgaggtAAAAATCGATTATCATATCCAATTAAATATTGGTAAAATGAACACAACCGACGAATGGCCCCAGCATTTGTTACTGATGGTTACAGGACAAAAGCCAACTCAACCTA encodes the following:
- the LOC135680637 gene encoding tobamovirus multiplication protein 1-like; this translates as MSVMEQSILAGGRLSNWWDEINESRQWQDGVFYFLCAAYALVSSVALVQLIRIQLRVPEFGWTTQKVFHFMNFIVNGVRAIEFGFHAQVFLFRHKVFTLALLDLPGLLFFSTYTLLVLFWAEIYYQARSLATDKLRIVYICVNVVIYVIQFCIWIYLWINDSNIIELIGKIFIAAVSFIAALGFLLYGGRLFLMLRRFPIESKGRRKKLHEVGSVTAICFTCFLVRCFVVGLSAFDANASLEVLDHPILDLIFYLMTEILVLYILRKLPPKRVSAQYHPIQ